Proteins from one Falco naumanni isolate bFalNau1 chromosome 2, bFalNau1.pat, whole genome shotgun sequence genomic window:
- the U2AF1 gene encoding splicing factor U2AF 35 kDa subunit isoform X4: protein MQEHYDEFFEEVFTEMEEKYGEVEEMNVCDNLGDHLVGNVYVKFRREEDAEKAVIDLNNRWFNGQPIHAELSPVTDFREACCRQYEMGECTRGGFCNFMHLKPISRELRRELYGRRRKKHRSRSRSRERRSRSRDRGRGGGGGGGGRERDRRRSRDRERSGRF, encoded by the exons ATGCAGGAACATTATGATGAATTCTTTGAG GAGGTCttcacagaaatggaagaaaaatacgGTGAAGTTGAGGAGATGAACGTTTGTGATAACcttggagatcatctagttgGAAATGTATATGTAAAG tttcGCCGTGAAGAAGATGCGGAAAAGGCTGTGATTGACCTGAACAATCGCTGGTTTAATGGACAGCCCATTCATGCTGAGCTTTCACCTGTGACTGACTTCAGAGAGGCCTGTTGCCGTCAATATGAAATGGG AGAGTGTACACGAGGAGGTTTCTGCAACTTTATGCATTTGAAGCCCATTTCTCGAGAGTTAAGGCGTGAGTTGTATGGACGTCGTCGTAAAAA GCATAGATCCAGGTCGAGGTCCCGTGAACGTCGATCTAGATCCAGAGATCGTGGTCgtggaggtggtggaggaggaggaggacgtGAACGTGATAGGAGGCGGTCAAGAGATCGTGAAAGATCTGGTCGATTCTGA
- the U2AF1 gene encoding splicing factor U2AF 35 kDa subunit isoform X1, giving the protein METDVLGCTTNQHLARKRCCCKLACSRDQPVLTFRQLDFKKNGTNTILIQNIYRNPQNSAQTADGSHCAVSDVEMQEHYDEFFEEVFTEMEEKYGEVEEMNVCDNLGDHLVGNVYVKFRREEDAEKAVIDLNNRWFNGQPIHAELSPVTDFREACCRQYEMGECTRGGFCNFMHLKPISRELRRELYGRRRKKHRSRSRSRERRSRSRDRGRGGGGGGGGRERDRRRSRDRERSGRF; this is encoded by the exons ATGGAGACAGATGTTCTCGGTTGCACAACAAACCAACATTTAGccag GAAGCGATGCTGTTGTAAGCTTGCCTGTAGTAGAGACCAACCAGTGCTAACTTTCAG acaACTTGATTTTAAGAAGAACGGTACAAAT ACCATCTTGATTCAAAACATCTATCGTAACCCCCAAAACAGTGCACAGACGGCTGACGGCTCACACT gtgCTGTGAGCGATGTTGAGATGCAGGAACATTATGATGAATTCTTTGAG GAGGTCttcacagaaatggaagaaaaatacgGTGAAGTTGAGGAGATGAACGTTTGTGATAACcttggagatcatctagttgGAAATGTATATGTAAAG tttcGCCGTGAAGAAGATGCGGAAAAGGCTGTGATTGACCTGAACAATCGCTGGTTTAATGGACAGCCCATTCATGCTGAGCTTTCACCTGTGACTGACTTCAGAGAGGCCTGTTGCCGTCAATATGAAATGGG AGAGTGTACACGAGGAGGTTTCTGCAACTTTATGCATTTGAAGCCCATTTCTCGAGAGTTAAGGCGTGAGTTGTATGGACGTCGTCGTAAAAA GCATAGATCCAGGTCGAGGTCCCGTGAACGTCGATCTAGATCCAGAGATCGTGGTCgtggaggtggtggaggaggaggaggacgtGAACGTGATAGGAGGCGGTCAAGAGATCGTGAAAGATCTGGTCGATTCTGA
- the U2AF1 gene encoding splicing factor U2AF 35 kDa subunit isoform X3, translated as MAEYLASIFGTEKDKVNCSFYFKIGACRHGDRCSRLHNKPTFSQTILIQNIYRNPQNSAQTADGSHCAVSDVEMQEHYDEFFEEVFTEMEEKYGEVEEMNVCDNLGDHLVGNVYVKFRREEDAEKAVIDLNNRWFNGQPIHAELSPVTDFREACCRQYEMGECTRGGFCNFMHLKPISRELRRELYGRRRKKHRSRSRSRERRSRSRDRGRGGGGGGGGRERDRRRSRDRERSGRF; from the exons ATGGCGGAGTATCTGGCCTCCATCTTCGGAACAGAGAAAGACAA AGTCAactgttcattttatttcaaaattggAGCTTGTCGTCATGGAGACAGATGTTCTCGGTTGCACAACAAACCAACATTTAGccag ACCATCTTGATTCAAAACATCTATCGTAACCCCCAAAACAGTGCACAGACGGCTGACGGCTCACACT gtgCTGTGAGCGATGTTGAGATGCAGGAACATTATGATGAATTCTTTGAG GAGGTCttcacagaaatggaagaaaaatacgGTGAAGTTGAGGAGATGAACGTTTGTGATAACcttggagatcatctagttgGAAATGTATATGTAAAG tttcGCCGTGAAGAAGATGCGGAAAAGGCTGTGATTGACCTGAACAATCGCTGGTTTAATGGACAGCCCATTCATGCTGAGCTTTCACCTGTGACTGACTTCAGAGAGGCCTGTTGCCGTCAATATGAAATGGG AGAGTGTACACGAGGAGGTTTCTGCAACTTTATGCATTTGAAGCCCATTTCTCGAGAGTTAAGGCGTGAGTTGTATGGACGTCGTCGTAAAAA GCATAGATCCAGGTCGAGGTCCCGTGAACGTCGATCTAGATCCAGAGATCGTGGTCgtggaggtggtggaggaggaggaggacgtGAACGTGATAGGAGGCGGTCAAGAGATCGTGAAAGATCTGGTCGATTCTGA
- the U2AF1 gene encoding splicing factor U2AF 35 kDa subunit isoform X2 produces MAEYLASIFGTEKDKVNCSFYFKIGACRHGDRCSRLHNKPTFSQTIALLNIYRNPQNSSQSADGLRCAVSDVEMQEHYDEFFEEVFTEMEEKYGEVEEMNVCDNLGDHLVGNVYVKFRREEDAEKAVIDLNNRWFNGQPIHAELSPVTDFREACCRQYEMGECTRGGFCNFMHLKPISRELRRELYGRRRKKHRSRSRSRERRSRSRDRGRGGGGGGGGRERDRRRSRDRERSGRF; encoded by the exons ATGGCGGAGTATCTGGCCTCCATCTTCGGAACAGAGAAAGACAA AGTCAactgttcattttatttcaaaattggAGCTTGTCGTCATGGAGACAGATGTTCTCGGTTGCACAACAAACCAACATTTAGccag ACCATTGCCCTCTTGAACATTTACCGTAACCCTCAAAACTCTTCCCAGTCTGCTGACGGTTTGCGCT gtgCTGTGAGCGATGTTGAGATGCAGGAACATTATGATGAATTCTTTGAG GAGGTCttcacagaaatggaagaaaaatacgGTGAAGTTGAGGAGATGAACGTTTGTGATAACcttggagatcatctagttgGAAATGTATATGTAAAG tttcGCCGTGAAGAAGATGCGGAAAAGGCTGTGATTGACCTGAACAATCGCTGGTTTAATGGACAGCCCATTCATGCTGAGCTTTCACCTGTGACTGACTTCAGAGAGGCCTGTTGCCGTCAATATGAAATGGG AGAGTGTACACGAGGAGGTTTCTGCAACTTTATGCATTTGAAGCCCATTTCTCGAGAGTTAAGGCGTGAGTTGTATGGACGTCGTCGTAAAAA GCATAGATCCAGGTCGAGGTCCCGTGAACGTCGATCTAGATCCAGAGATCGTGGTCgtggaggtggtggaggaggaggaggacgtGAACGTGATAGGAGGCGGTCAAGAGATCGTGAAAGATCTGGTCGATTCTGA